In a single window of the Triticum urartu cultivar G1812 unplaced genomic scaffold, Tu2.1 TuUngrouped_contig_5478, whole genome shotgun sequence genome:
- the LOC125529279 gene encoding uncharacterized protein LOC125529279 yields MNTDSSAKYPINYVLKKSFSVNNTESTPVPRAPKSGKDTTTNDNTPTTHKLTSISIKENENRINAKKRIDFTESDADKSNSSKEPEESTAKKNKHENVDTLPEKLHQQEQPE; encoded by the exons ATGAACACTGATTCGTCTGCCAAGTACCCTATAAATTATGTCCTGAAAAAAAGTTTCTCTGTCAACAATACTGAATCAACACCTGTTCCACGTGCTCCAAAG TCAGGCAAGGATACAACCACCAATGACAATACTCCTACAACTCATAAGCTAACGTCTATCAGCATAAAGGAAAACGAAAATAG GATCAACGCAAAAAAAAGAATTGATTTTACTGAGAGTGATGCCGACAAATCTAACAG CTCAAAGGAACCGGAAGAAAGTACTGCGAAAAAGAACAAGCACGA GAATGTAGATACACTTCCAGAAAAATTGCATCAACAGGAACAGCCAGAGTAA
- the LOC125529278 gene encoding uncharacterized protein LOC125529278: MESTTKFKDITVGQQNCKVFARVIRLWDAINTNPRYGNALISIDGILLDEDGSMAQISVPKKFEKQFRGLLSQGSFYIISNVAAIDIRSKSYVYRHQNYMLQFKEDTKVHLLHSRGADIPTLSFDFCPFDQLPQKAIDSKPLLDVIGVICDVGPYDYASQTSQHKFRKIKIRNLEEQTQELVLWGQHGESFDEETVLKKSQEGIVIAIFAGVTANLQRFTGMIQGSSSSATQIYLDLDIPEVQKYRTSYQWKCPTLQKHLPQVKQVSPLEAAGKLYTIEEISNLPASSFQGGATFSTIAKVASIISSVKWYYKACKRCGKGYNNMTDTPTCGCQFPVPCPMYKLPLTLTDNSGSLDAIAFARVAEDLVERHADHVSMSMKIEATDHKSYST, encoded by the exons ATGGAGTCAACTACGAAATTTAAAGATATTACAGTGGGACAGCAAAACTGTAAGGTCTTTGCACGGGTAATAAGGCTTTGGGATGCTATAAATACGAATCCCAGATATGGAAATGCTTTGATCAGCATTGATGGCATTCTCTTGGATGAAGAT GGATCCATGGCACAAATTAGTGTGCCTAAAAAATTTGAAAAACAATTTCGTGGGTTGCTATCTCAAGGATCTTTCTATATTATTTCAAATGTTGCAGCTATCGATATCAGAAGCAAATCATATGTCTATCGCCATCAGAATTACATGCTGCAATTCAAAGAAGACACAAAGGTTCATCTGCTACATTCAAGAGGTGCAGATATACCTACACTTTCGTTCGACTTTTGCCCATTTGATCAGCTGCCACAAAAAGCAATTGATTCCAAGCCACTCCTAG ATGTGATAGGAGTAATATGTGATGTTGGTCCATATGACTATGCTAGCCAAACATCTCAGCACAAATTTCGGAAGATCAAAATTCGCAACCTAGA AGAACAAACACAAGAATTAGTTCTATGGGGCCAGCATGGAGAATCATTTGATGAAGAAACAGTACTTAAAAAATCTCAAGAAGGAATTGTCATAGCCATTTTTGCTGGTGTAACTGCAAATCTACAAAGGTTTACAG GTATGATACAAGGATCCTCAAGTTCTGCGACACAAATATATCTTGATCTTGATATACCTGAAGTTCAAAAGTACCGCACCAG CTATCAATGGAAATGCCCAACTCTACAAAAGCATCTCCCTCAGGTCAAACAAGTATCTCCACTTGAAGCAGCAGGCAAACTATACACCATTGAAGAAATATCTAACCTTCCAGCATCATCTTTTCAG GGAGGAGCAACCTTCAGCACTATCGCAAAAGTAGCATCAATTATATCGTCAGTCAAATGGTACTACAAAGCATGCAAGCGTTGTGGAAAAGGATATAACAACATGACAGATACCCCAACATGTGGCTGCCAATTTCCAGTTCCATGCCCAAT GTACAAACTTCCCCTTACACTAACAGATAACTCGGGAAGTTTGGATGCAATTGCTTTCGCTAGAGTAGCTGAAGACTTAGTTGAGCGTCATGCTGATCATGTTTCAATGAGTATGAAGATAGAAGCTACAGATCAT aaaagttattCTACATAG